One part of the Edaphobacter acidisoli genome encodes these proteins:
- a CDS encoding sigma-54-dependent transcriptional regulator yields the protein MNHVLIVDDEAEIRESLESILREEGYLVTTSATAGEALELLRDATYDVVLLDIWLPDRDGLDALNDIRQLEPMNIPEVIMISGHGTIESAVRATKLGAYDFLEKPLSLDRTLIVLRNAMKARQMREDNQEFARQFTARASVTGQSVAMKALRQQIKLMAPTNGRVLIFGESGTGKELIGRTMHAESLRKDRSFVELNCAAIPEDYIESELFGFRHGAGPSGPGGPQEKRGTFERADGGTLFLDEVGDMSLKTQAKVLRTLDEQRFLPVGASNPVHVDVRVIAATNKNLEEEIARGNFREDLFYRLNVIPFYVPPLRDRREDIPLLVKEFLQQFGQQYGRPHVEMSEDALAALKQYHWPGNVRELRNLIERVVILNPKAQRIERKHLPMLVYRSQKSPESGRSNEEFSSLLEAREAYERDYILKKLDENHGNVSRTAEGLGLERSHLYRKMKALGVSVKE from the coding sequence TTGAACCACGTTCTGATCGTGGATGACGAAGCCGAGATACGCGAATCGCTCGAAAGTATTCTCCGCGAGGAAGGCTATCTGGTCACAACAAGCGCTACAGCAGGCGAAGCATTGGAATTGCTGCGCGACGCAACATATGACGTGGTGTTGCTCGACATCTGGCTCCCTGATCGCGATGGCCTCGATGCGCTTAACGATATTCGTCAACTGGAACCGATGAATATCCCTGAAGTCATCATGATCAGTGGTCATGGAACTATTGAATCTGCGGTACGAGCGACCAAACTTGGCGCATATGACTTTCTCGAAAAGCCTCTCTCGCTGGACCGCACTCTGATTGTCCTGAGAAATGCAATGAAAGCGCGCCAGATGCGTGAGGACAACCAGGAATTCGCTCGTCAGTTTACTGCGCGGGCAAGTGTTACAGGCCAGAGCGTTGCGATGAAGGCATTGCGTCAGCAGATTAAGTTGATGGCACCAACGAACGGCCGCGTATTAATCTTTGGCGAATCTGGCACAGGTAAAGAACTTATTGGCCGTACCATGCACGCCGAGAGCCTGCGCAAAGACCGATCCTTTGTTGAACTCAATTGCGCTGCAATTCCAGAAGATTACATCGAGAGCGAGCTCTTCGGCTTCCGCCACGGCGCTGGTCCTTCAGGCCCTGGAGGGCCGCAGGAAAAACGTGGTACTTTTGAGCGCGCCGACGGTGGAACCCTCTTTCTGGATGAGGTCGGCGACATGAGTCTGAAGACTCAGGCCAAGGTATTGCGTACGCTCGACGAGCAGCGCTTCCTTCCTGTCGGAGCTTCGAATCCTGTTCACGTCGATGTACGGGTGATTGCTGCAACTAACAAAAACCTTGAAGAAGAGATCGCACGTGGCAACTTCCGCGAAGATCTCTTCTATCGACTCAACGTGATTCCGTTTTATGTTCCGCCATTGCGTGACCGCAGAGAAGACATTCCTCTACTGGTGAAGGAGTTCCTGCAGCAATTTGGCCAACAATATGGAAGACCCCATGTGGAGATGAGCGAAGACGCGCTGGCCGCACTTAAACAGTATCACTGGCCTGGCAATGTGCGTGAACTGCGGAACCTTATTGAACGAGTCGTTATCCTTAATCCGAAGGCTCAGCGTATTGAGCGCAAACACTTACCAATGCTTGTTTATCGCAGTCAAAAATCGCCCGAATCGGGGCGCAGCAATGAGGAATTCTCAAGCTTGCTTGAGGCGCGCGAGGCTTATGAGCGGGACTACATTCTGAAGAAACTTGATGAGAACCACGGCAACGTCAGCCGTACCGCGGAAGGTCTTGGGCTTGAGCGCAGCCATCTTTACCGTAAGATGAAGGCACTTGGAGTTAGCGTGAAGGAGTAG
- a CDS encoding sensor histidine kinase yields MANETNRRKLWIIALGTCLLVLLSALVALQAFNLKFLNPATTEQIFVFTGLSIVAFLLFVTVLILLARNVLKLYAEQRSRVMGTRLRTRMLVGAILVSLLPISFMAFFSYGLMNRAVDRWFSQPVTQMRDASNSMAVDLAQYTTANARAEADSIATSLPATNEVPNNSQRRDAIYSVLRGHEITLQNGFAIVYSDGSPLVSFQMPLRDGVAAQIKPWLTEPGVGRNGENAARHELQDGPTDAAILATAKRSDEPIFSIGTTDYALGATTLKSGETIVVGLPMPYGMSSTMASLRTSAESYWTVYRSRNQIRNLYMLLLLMMTCLALFASSWLALHLSKQVTKPVEALADAMEAIASGDYAHRVGESATEELGELVRSFNHMAADLEGSRRAVEHSTVQLSAANTALEARRSELETMLETIPNGVATLDSERRIILANRALIEMIDPGGQRPFIGRLMEEVFPQEVVEVLDRLIKRSHRMGSASNEIEVSSIAHDRFSGAINLLATVALLEMPTIADRMHRGYVLVIENATELLRAQKQSAWKEVARRVAHEIKNPLTPISLSAEQIRRHIDRLGNVLVEHEIPSQSTVIIRRCSEVITSSVESMRSLVDQFAALAEFPTAQPRPADLNTIVENSLALFAGRMTTIRIIRKMESDLPLVMADPEALKRALGNLIDNAAEAMQQSLLRELTISTMLLENNIVELTIADTGSGLTDEMRERLFLPYFSTKQRGTGLGLAIAAKIIQEHQGTVRAEQNDPVGARFIIELKTASSIESGTEPLAAANSNGGAP; encoded by the coding sequence ATGGCGAATGAGACCAACCGACGCAAGTTATGGATCATCGCTCTTGGAACATGCCTTCTCGTGTTACTTTCGGCACTAGTTGCACTCCAGGCTTTCAACCTCAAATTTCTAAATCCCGCCACGACTGAGCAGATCTTTGTCTTTACAGGACTCTCAATCGTGGCGTTTCTTTTGTTCGTCACAGTCCTCATTCTGCTTGCGCGCAATGTGCTCAAGCTCTATGCAGAACAACGCAGCCGTGTCATGGGAACTCGCCTCCGTACGCGAATGCTGGTCGGGGCGATCCTCGTAAGCCTGCTGCCTATCTCGTTCATGGCCTTCTTCAGCTATGGCCTGATGAACCGAGCCGTGGATCGCTGGTTCTCACAGCCAGTGACTCAGATGCGAGATGCCAGTAACAGTATGGCGGTAGATCTGGCACAGTACACCACTGCCAATGCGCGGGCCGAGGCTGACTCCATCGCTACCAGTCTGCCCGCTACAAACGAGGTACCTAACAATTCGCAACGCCGGGATGCGATTTATAGCGTTCTACGCGGGCATGAAATTACGCTTCAAAATGGTTTTGCCATCGTCTACAGTGATGGCTCTCCACTCGTATCGTTCCAGATGCCCCTGCGCGATGGAGTTGCCGCACAGATCAAGCCGTGGCTGACGGAGCCTGGTGTAGGCAGAAACGGCGAAAATGCAGCGCGGCATGAGTTGCAGGACGGCCCCACAGATGCTGCCATCCTCGCTACAGCCAAACGCTCTGACGAACCAATCTTCAGTATTGGAACAACAGACTATGCGCTCGGTGCAACAACTCTCAAATCCGGCGAGACCATCGTAGTTGGTCTCCCCATGCCCTATGGCATGTCGTCCACAATGGCTTCTCTTCGCACATCTGCGGAGTCTTACTGGACTGTCTATCGTAGCCGCAATCAGATTAGAAACCTGTATATGCTGCTTCTGCTGATGATGACCTGCCTTGCGTTGTTCGCTTCTAGTTGGCTGGCGCTCCATCTTTCAAAGCAGGTCACCAAGCCCGTCGAAGCTCTTGCTGACGCAATGGAGGCGATTGCCTCAGGCGATTATGCTCATCGCGTCGGTGAAAGCGCCACCGAGGAGCTGGGAGAGCTTGTCCGCAGCTTTAACCACATGGCTGCGGACCTCGAAGGCAGCCGTCGCGCGGTTGAGCACTCAACAGTACAGCTCAGCGCTGCGAACACCGCGCTCGAAGCCCGTCGCAGTGAACTGGAAACGATGCTTGAAACAATCCCCAACGGGGTAGCCACACTCGATTCAGAACGGCGCATCATCCTCGCTAACCGTGCCCTGATTGAAATGATTGATCCTGGCGGCCAACGCCCTTTCATTGGCCGTCTGATGGAAGAGGTTTTTCCTCAAGAAGTTGTTGAAGTGCTCGACCGGCTCATAAAACGCAGCCATCGTATGGGATCGGCATCAAACGAGATTGAAGTTTCCAGCATTGCGCATGACAGATTTAGTGGCGCAATAAACCTGCTGGCAACGGTAGCGCTTTTAGAAATGCCGACAATTGCTGACAGGATGCATCGTGGTTACGTGCTCGTGATCGAGAACGCTACCGAGCTTTTGCGAGCACAAAAGCAGTCTGCCTGGAAAGAGGTCGCGCGCCGTGTGGCGCATGAGATCAAGAACCCGCTCACGCCGATCAGCCTCAGCGCGGAGCAGATCCGCAGGCACATCGACCGCCTGGGCAATGTACTCGTCGAACATGAAATACCATCGCAATCGACCGTGATCATCCGCCGTTGTAGCGAAGTTATTACTTCGTCGGTTGAAAGCATGCGCTCTCTTGTTGATCAGTTCGCTGCGCTTGCTGAGTTTCCTACAGCGCAACCAAGGCCAGCCGATCTGAATACTATCGTCGAGAACTCGCTTGCACTCTTCGCTGGCCGCATGACAACCATTCGAATTATTCGAAAGATGGAATCTGACCTTCCGCTCGTCATGGCGGACCCGGAAGCACTCAAACGAGCGCTCGGCAATCTAATTGACAACGCTGCTGAAGCCATGCAGCAGAGCCTGTTGCGCGAGTTGACCATATCGACGATGTTGCTGGAAAACAACATCGTCGAACTCACGATTGCTGATACCGGTTCGGGACTGACCGATGAAATGCGTGAAAGGCTCTTTCTTCCGTACTTCTCGACCAAGCAACGTGGCACCGGTTTGGGCCTTGCTATTGCCGCAAAAATTATTCAAGAGCACCAAGGTACGGTCCGTGCCGAACAGAACGATCCTGTTGGTGCCAGATTCATCATCGAACTCAAGACTGCCAGCAGCATTGAATCGGGCACCGAGCCTCTTGCTGCTGCGAACAGCAATGGAGGAGCGCCTTGA
- the ald gene encoding alanine dehydrogenase — protein sequence MIIGVPKEVKDHESRVGVTPAGVKALVEAGHKVLVEHNAGALSAMPDDEYQASGAEIVGSAYDVWRLAEMVVKVKEPITSEYKHFREGLVLFTYLHLAPVPDLTEALLNKKVTGIAYETVRDRAGSLPLLTPMSEVAGRMSVQVGAAYLEKEHGGRGVLLGGVPGVPPGNVCVIGGGIVGTNAAKIALGMGAKVTLIDLNLNRLREIDDIFNGRVFTVASNSYNVERAVSEADLVIGGVLIPGAAAPKIVTKAMVSKMKKGAVVVDVAIDQGGCIETAHPTTHSNPSFEVDGVVHYCVTNMPAAVPNTSTLALTNATFPYVLKLARMGAKTAIGEDKGIAEGVNTYNGTLTYEAVATAQRREWQPVSTLVQ from the coding sequence ATGATTATTGGCGTGCCCAAGGAAGTGAAAGATCACGAGAGCCGGGTAGGCGTCACGCCCGCAGGTGTCAAGGCGCTAGTTGAAGCCGGACACAAAGTCCTTGTTGAACATAATGCCGGGGCCCTTTCCGCTATGCCCGATGATGAATACCAGGCTTCTGGCGCGGAGATCGTCGGCTCCGCTTATGATGTCTGGCGGCTAGCCGAGATGGTTGTCAAAGTTAAAGAACCCATCACATCAGAGTACAAACATTTTCGCGAAGGACTTGTGCTATTCACCTATCTGCACCTTGCACCCGTACCAGATTTGACTGAGGCCCTACTGAACAAGAAAGTCACTGGAATCGCGTACGAAACAGTGCGCGACCGTGCCGGCTCCCTACCCCTCCTGACCCCAATGAGCGAGGTAGCGGGGCGCATGAGCGTTCAGGTCGGTGCAGCTTATCTAGAGAAAGAGCATGGCGGACGCGGTGTGTTGCTGGGTGGAGTCCCAGGCGTCCCTCCGGGCAATGTCTGCGTCATCGGCGGGGGGATTGTAGGAACCAACGCTGCAAAGATCGCATTGGGCATGGGCGCAAAGGTGACCCTGATTGACCTAAACCTGAACCGTCTGCGTGAGATCGACGATATCTTCAACGGTCGCGTCTTTACAGTCGCTTCCAACAGTTACAACGTCGAACGAGCTGTCAGTGAAGCTGACCTGGTCATCGGCGGCGTGTTGATTCCAGGAGCTGCCGCGCCGAAGATTGTCACGAAGGCAATGGTGTCGAAGATGAAAAAGGGAGCTGTTGTTGTGGACGTTGCGATCGATCAAGGTGGGTGCATCGAAACTGCCCATCCCACAACTCACAGCAATCCCTCGTTCGAGGTCGACGGCGTAGTCCACTACTGCGTAACCAACATGCCCGCAGCAGTACCAAATACATCCACACTCGCGCTGACGAATGCAACATTTCCCTATGTTCTGAAGCTGGCACGTATGGGCGCGAAGACCGCTATAGGCGAAGATAAGGGAATTGCCGAGGGAGTTAATACTTACAACGGCACACTAACCTATGAAGCTGTCGCTACCGCACAGAGACGCGAATGGCAACCGGTCTCTACACTCGTTCAATAA
- a CDS encoding rod shape-determining protein — MSSNGFQMRYSRIHNMRSLFSLFSSDLAIDLGTANTLVYAHGKGIIVNEPSIIAVNKITNEVEAVGKEAKDMLGRTPGNIVAIKPMKDGVIADFRHTEKMLNYFIQKAHNRKMMVHPRIVIGVPSEITQVEKRAVMDSAYRAKASEVHLVEQAMVAAIGAGLPITEPGGNMVVDIGGGTTDIAVISLAGIVYSRSVRMAGNQMDEAVMTYLKRKYNLLIGERTAEQIKISLGSAYPLEKPIEMEVKGRNLIEGVPKTITIEDSEIREALSECISTIINAIRVALERTPPELSADISDRGIVLTGGGALIKNLDKRIREETGLPVSIADDPLASVVLGTGKMLSDFNLLRKISID; from the coding sequence ATGTCTTCAAACGGTTTTCAGATGCGGTACTCCCGCATACACAATATGCGGTCTCTCTTCAGCCTCTTTTCCAGCGACCTTGCCATTGATCTCGGCACGGCGAATACGCTTGTGTACGCACATGGCAAGGGGATCATCGTCAACGAACCTTCGATCATTGCGGTGAACAAGATTACCAACGAGGTCGAGGCCGTGGGCAAAGAAGCCAAAGACATGCTTGGCCGCACGCCGGGCAACATCGTTGCGATCAAGCCGATGAAGGATGGTGTGATCGCCGACTTCCGCCACACGGAGAAGATGCTGAATTACTTTATCCAGAAGGCGCACAACCGGAAGATGATGGTGCATCCGCGGATAGTCATCGGGGTGCCTTCGGAGATTACGCAGGTGGAGAAGCGGGCCGTGATGGACTCGGCTTACCGGGCCAAGGCTTCGGAGGTGCACCTGGTGGAGCAGGCGATGGTGGCGGCCATCGGCGCGGGGCTTCCGATTACGGAGCCGGGCGGGAATATGGTGGTGGACATCGGCGGCGGGACGACGGATATCGCGGTGATCTCGTTGGCGGGCATCGTCTACTCGCGGTCGGTCCGGATGGCCGGGAACCAGATGGACGAGGCGGTGATGACGTACCTGAAGCGGAAGTACAACCTGCTGATCGGGGAACGCACGGCGGAGCAGATCAAGATTTCGCTGGGGTCGGCGTACCCGCTGGAGAAGCCGATCGAGATGGAGGTCAAGGGGCGGAACCTGATCGAGGGCGTACCCAAGACGATCACGATCGAGGACTCGGAGATCCGGGAGGCGCTTTCGGAGTGCATCTCGACGATCATCAACGCGATCCGGGTGGCGCTGGAGCGGACGCCGCCGGAGCTTTCGGCGGACATCTCGGACCGAGGGATTGTGCTGACGGGTGGCGGGGCGTTGATCAAGAACCTGGACAAGCGGATTCGCGAAGAGACGGGGCTGCCGGTGTCGATTGCCGACGACCCGCTGGCTTCGGTGGTGCTGGGGACCGGGAAGATGCTCTCAGACTTCAACCTGCTGCGGAAGATCTCGATTGACTGA
- a CDS encoding ABC transporter permease: MLFYKAWIETRARFVAGLIAAAIICIFYMEQHAWLVRMWTADMQNPHGYHMKWMPLGIHEYSWYLWHYLYNNYLQQVWALFAILFAFGGLVRERNGGTALFSLGLPVSRRRWLFTRLTVALLESIALSLFAVLVVVIGSAVIHQTYSLSQLLLHSALMVAAGVFIVALGNLCYTLFPGNYLSLILTLALLGAPYLWIQTYMQHMRYLGRTPWFRYLDLAHTMAGPWQLNWSTMPWLPLLVAWLLTAALFAATVAHGDRLDY, from the coding sequence ATGCTTTTTTACAAAGCTTGGATCGAGACGCGTGCACGTTTTGTTGCCGGACTCATTGCGGCGGCCATCATCTGCATCTTTTACATGGAGCAGCACGCTTGGCTGGTCCGGATGTGGACTGCGGATATGCAAAATCCTCACGGCTATCACATGAAGTGGATGCCGCTCGGAATTCACGAATATAGCTGGTATCTCTGGCATTATCTCTATAACAACTACCTGCAACAGGTCTGGGCCTTGTTTGCCATCCTGTTTGCTTTCGGTGGGTTGGTTCGCGAGCGGAATGGCGGAACAGCTTTATTCAGTCTCGGTCTTCCGGTTAGCCGAAGGCGATGGCTTTTCACGCGTCTGACAGTTGCCCTGCTGGAGAGCATTGCGTTGAGTCTGTTTGCTGTGCTCGTGGTCGTTATCGGCTCAGCGGTCATTCATCAAACCTACTCCCTCTCTCAGCTACTTTTACATTCGGCTCTTATGGTGGCTGCCGGAGTTTTTATAGTCGCCTTGGGCAATCTCTGTTACACGCTCTTCCCAGGCAACTATCTCAGCCTGATTCTTACTCTGGCGCTCCTTGGAGCGCCCTATCTATGGATTCAAACCTACATGCAGCACATGCGTTACCTGGGACGCACACCGTGGTTCAGGTACTTGGATCTTGCACATACCATGGCAGGGCCGTGGCAACTGAACTGGAGCACCATGCCATGGCTGCCACTGCTTGTGGCGTGGCTGCTCACAGCAGCCTTATTTGCAGCTACCGTGGCTCATGGTGATCGTCTTGACTACTAA
- a CDS encoding ABC transporter ATP-binding protein: MASVIETIDLKKNYGNQEAVRGLNLSVQAGSVCAFLGQNGAGKSSTIKMLLGMIHPTSGTGSIFGHRIDKERESLLIRQKVAFVAEDKRLYDYMSVSQIIHFTRSFFPNWNHALEANLLERFELPPERKVRQLSKGMRTKLALLLGFARGCELLILDEPTEGLDPVAIEDVLQIVVSLASDGTTIFFSSHQIAEVEQVADHVLMIHRGKLVLDASMDRIKEQYRQIQAVFPDAIEERDLRLPGIERVHLEGRTASFVASHNIDSIVEHVRMLRAGSIDVLPISLKEIFLEKVKTRS; encoded by the coding sequence ATGGCATCAGTCATCGAAACCATCGATTTGAAGAAAAATTACGGAAATCAGGAGGCTGTGCGCGGCTTAAATCTCTCGGTTCAGGCCGGTTCTGTATGCGCCTTTCTCGGCCAGAATGGCGCAGGGAAGAGCTCGACCATCAAGATGTTGCTAGGAATGATCCACCCGACATCGGGTACCGGCAGCATCTTCGGCCACCGCATCGACAAAGAGCGCGAAAGCCTTTTGATCCGCCAGAAAGTGGCCTTTGTTGCGGAAGACAAGCGGCTATACGACTACATGAGCGTCAGCCAGATCATTCACTTCACACGATCATTCTTTCCAAACTGGAACCACGCTCTCGAAGCCAATCTTCTGGAGCGGTTTGAACTTCCTCCTGAACGTAAAGTCCGACAGTTGTCGAAGGGGATGCGGACGAAACTCGCCTTGCTTCTTGGTTTCGCACGTGGCTGCGAGCTATTGATTCTGGACGAGCCCACCGAAGGGCTCGATCCCGTCGCTATCGAGGATGTCCTGCAGATTGTCGTGTCCCTGGCATCGGACGGAACCACTATCTTCTTTTCATCGCATCAGATCGCGGAAGTGGAACAGGTGGCAGATCACGTCCTGATGATCCATCGCGGAAAGCTCGTTCTTGACGCGTCCATGGACCGGATCAAGGAACAATATCGGCAAATCCAGGCCGTCTTTCCTGATGCTATCGAAGAGCGCGACCTCCGGCTTCCGGGCATTGAACGGGTTCATCTCGAAGGGCGAACCGCCTCGTTTGTGGCAAGCCACAACATAGACTCCATCGTCGAACACGTCCGCATGTTGCGCGCCGGCAGCATCGATGTGCTCCCTATCTCGTTGAAGGAGATCTTCCTCGAAAAGGTGAAGACGAGGTCATGA
- a CDS encoding GntR family transcriptional regulator, whose product MFRKPSPSSGVPIYVQIKEQIRHAIETGAISAGDQLPGIRSLAETLIINPNTVIKVYRELEQEGVLEILHGLGAFVASCRRSLSRAEEIRGAQELVHEFVDTLKKQGLAEGEIRRLFEAELAGEVQRR is encoded by the coding sequence GTGTTTCGCAAGCCAAGCCCGTCATCCGGCGTCCCCATCTACGTTCAAATCAAGGAACAGATTCGCCATGCAATCGAAACCGGCGCAATCTCTGCCGGAGACCAGTTGCCAGGCATTCGGAGTCTTGCGGAAACGCTCATCATCAATCCCAATACCGTCATCAAGGTCTATCGCGAGCTGGAACAGGAAGGCGTGCTGGAAATACTCCATGGACTCGGAGCATTCGTAGCTTCCTGCAGGCGAAGCCTGTCCAGGGCAGAAGAGATACGTGGCGCGCAGGAACTGGTCCACGAGTTCGTTGACACATTGAAAAAACAGGGTCTGGCGGAGGGCGAAATTCGTCGGCTCTTTGAGGCCGAACTCGCCGGAGAGGTTCAACGGAGGTAG
- a CDS encoding Gfo/Idh/MocA family protein, producing MIDRREFVRGISAAVAATTLTTDSLAQAFAQTTSKTEAEAERQIARTTDSSPFRIGIIGPGSRGKELVRNFLRVPGVKIVAAADVYQPRFAELNAVCGYEVEPHSDFRQLLDRKDLDAVIVSTPLGLHASHVIPALESGHHVYGEKAMAYHLEDARKIVEATKANKRIFQIGHQYRYSPWIRAAVARVKQGEIGQVTHIMAYWNRNNNWRRPVPDPSLERLINWRLYNEWSLGLFAELGSHHMDIANWILDATPTSAIASGSVCYWHDGRETDDNVQSVLSYPGGRRCIFTSMTNNAKMGDQLWVYGDKGSLNLTLMDATFFYEPKHKAHVVPTKAAGKAVVTSASYQPAGEMPYRGPGKPVEVTTAEDPTTAATRAFVYCVRTGADPISNVHVGYGSDLCVIPSNESRHTGREVQIPAAI from the coding sequence ATGATTGATCGCCGTGAATTTGTCCGTGGCATCTCTGCCGCCGTCGCCGCCACCACACTCACCACAGACTCCCTCGCCCAGGCATTCGCCCAAACCACATCGAAGACCGAGGCAGAAGCCGAGCGCCAGATCGCCCGCACCACCGACTCGTCGCCCTTCCGCATCGGCATCATCGGCCCCGGCAGCCGCGGCAAAGAACTCGTCCGCAACTTCCTCCGCGTCCCCGGCGTCAAGATCGTCGCTGCAGCCGACGTCTACCAGCCGCGCTTCGCCGAACTGAACGCAGTCTGCGGATACGAGGTCGAGCCCCATTCCGACTTCCGCCAGTTGCTCGACCGCAAAGACCTCGACGCGGTCATCGTCTCCACGCCGCTCGGTCTGCACGCCAGCCACGTCATCCCCGCGCTCGAATCCGGCCACCATGTCTACGGCGAAAAGGCGATGGCCTACCATCTCGAAGACGCGCGCAAGATCGTCGAAGCCACCAAAGCCAACAAGCGCATCTTCCAGATCGGCCACCAATACCGCTACTCCCCGTGGATTCGCGCAGCCGTAGCGCGCGTCAAGCAAGGCGAGATCGGCCAGGTCACGCACATCATGGCCTACTGGAACCGCAACAACAACTGGCGCCGCCCCGTGCCCGACCCCTCACTCGAACGCCTCATCAACTGGCGCCTCTACAACGAGTGGTCCCTCGGCCTCTTCGCCGAGCTCGGCTCCCACCACATGGACATCGCCAACTGGATCCTCGACGCCACACCCACCTCGGCGATTGCATCCGGCTCCGTCTGCTACTGGCACGACGGCCGCGAGACCGACGACAACGTCCAGTCCGTGCTCTCTTACCCCGGCGGCCGCCGCTGCATCTTCACCTCGATGACCAACAACGCCAAGATGGGCGACCAGCTCTGGGTCTACGGCGACAAGGGCTCACTCAACCTCACGCTCATGGACGCAACCTTCTTCTACGAGCCGAAACACAAGGCCCACGTCGTCCCAACCAAAGCCGCGGGCAAAGCCGTCGTCACCAGCGCGTCCTACCAACCGGCAGGCGAGATGCCCTACCGCGGACCGGGCAAACCAGTCGAAGTCACCACCGCCGAAGACCCCACCACCGCAGCCACCCGCGCCTTCGTCTACTGCGTCCGCACCGGCGCCGACCCCATCTCCAACGTCCACGTAGGCTACGGCTCCGACCTCTGCGTCATCCCCTCCAACGAATCCCGCCACACCGGCCGCGAGGTCCAAATCCCAGCAGCCATCTGA
- a CDS encoding FAD:protein FMN transferase → MAARGRKLEQRLIPALLLALLSSAPLTAQSALQRFHQTHPAMGTIFTIDLYAPDQATADQDMTLAFNEIDRLEALLSNYRPSSELSRISREAGSGPVTTDPETFRFLTRSVYWSRVSNGAFDITVGPLLRAWGFFFHQGRVPTQAELNALKNKVGWQHIALDPQTRSVSFTQHEPMELDPGSIGKGFAVESVEKLLRAQGVTSAFIDAGGSTLYAIGAIPGTAGWPVDVPDPQHPGKLAGTIQLRDTSLSTGACTQKFFIKNGHRYCHIFDPRTERPVEGVLQTTVIDPSATDSDALSTVVFVMSPAESQRLLSTMPKVQALIFTQTTCTAIHWTGDPCRTPNLHKGSQPHD, encoded by the coding sequence TTGGCAGCACGCGGTAGAAAACTCGAACAGCGACTCATCCCGGCGCTGCTGCTTGCGCTTCTATCAAGCGCCCCCCTCACCGCACAATCCGCGCTCCAGCGCTTCCATCAGACCCATCCCGCGATGGGCACCATCTTCACCATCGACCTCTACGCCCCCGACCAGGCCACCGCCGACCAGGACATGACCCTGGCCTTCAACGAGATCGACCGGCTTGAAGCCCTGCTCAGCAACTATCGCCCATCCAGCGAGCTCTCCCGCATCAGCCGCGAAGCAGGCTCCGGCCCAGTCACCACCGACCCCGAAACCTTCCGCTTCCTCACCCGCTCCGTCTACTGGAGCCGCGTCTCCAACGGCGCATTCGACATCACCGTCGGCCCGCTCCTCCGCGCCTGGGGCTTCTTCTTCCACCAGGGCCGCGTCCCCACACAAGCCGAGCTCAACGCCCTCAAGAATAAAGTCGGCTGGCAGCACATCGCGCTCGACCCGCAGACGCGCAGCGTCTCCTTCACCCAACACGAACCAATGGAGCTCGACCCCGGCAGCATCGGCAAAGGCTTCGCCGTCGAAAGCGTCGAAAAGCTCCTCCGCGCACAAGGCGTCACCTCCGCCTTCATCGACGCCGGCGGCAGCACGCTCTACGCCATCGGCGCAATCCCAGGCACCGCAGGCTGGCCCGTAGACGTACCCGACCCGCAACACCCAGGCAAACTCGCCGGCACCATCCAGCTCCGCGATACGTCGCTCTCCACCGGAGCCTGCACGCAAAAGTTCTTCATCAAAAACGGCCACCGCTACTGCCACATCTTCGACCCACGCACCGAGCGCCCCGTCGAAGGCGTGCTCCAAACCACCGTCATCGACCCCAGCGCAACCGACAGCGACGCGCTCTCCACGGTAGTCTTCGTCATGAGCCCCGCAGAGTCCCAGCGCCTGCTCAGCACCATGCCCAAAGTTCAAGCACTCATCTTCACCCAGACCACCTGCACCGCCATCCACTGGACAGGCGATCCCTGTCGCACACCCAATCTCCACAAAGGATCCCAGCCTCATGATTGA